One genomic window of Thermoplasmata archaeon includes the following:
- a CDS encoding recombinase RecA, which yields MALPHESIYLSVDALPEPLEPTRVRKVPTGIADLDSIVDGGFPSGSTILLLGDIGAGMQEYVYTAGSKVALVNERPEARHYYLGDRCDDSDLPSHVCYVTFSRSKEIILQELATSFNGDYYRAFRDRTVFKDFSSTYFRHSVVPASWTRDDEPFDLPSSNLLEELVTFLDDNAHDSIVVIDSLTDLAISDLVEARDLVTTIKGMQRAAKRWNGLVYLMLTRGILEHRNEQLLMDSTDGCLVFEWRTSSRSSTRQRYMYLEKFTGVLPHLPRDKIARFPTMVSANHGLVVVYMERIS from the coding sequence ATGGCTCTACCTCATGAGAGCATCTATCTGAGCGTCGACGCTCTCCCGGAACCGCTCGAGCCGACGCGGGTCCGGAAGGTGCCCACGGGAATCGCCGACCTCGACAGCATCGTCGATGGCGGTTTCCCGAGCGGCTCCACGATCCTCCTCTTGGGAGACATCGGCGCGGGCATGCAGGAATACGTCTACACGGCGGGTTCGAAGGTCGCCCTCGTGAACGAGCGGCCGGAGGCGCGCCATTACTACCTCGGTGACCGTTGCGACGATTCCGATCTGCCGTCGCACGTTTGCTATGTGACCTTCTCCCGCTCGAAAGAAATCATCCTCCAGGAGCTCGCGACGTCGTTCAATGGGGATTACTATCGCGCGTTTCGCGACCGGACCGTCTTCAAGGACTTCTCGAGCACGTATTTCCGACACAGCGTCGTGCCGGCCTCTTGGACTCGGGATGACGAGCCGTTCGACCTCCCGTCCTCGAATCTCCTGGAGGAACTCGTCACGTTCCTCGACGACAACGCGCACGACTCGATCGTCGTCATCGACTCGCTGACGGACCTCGCGATCTCCGACCTCGTGGAGGCACGGGACCTCGTCACGACGATCAAAGGGATGCAGCGGGCGGCGAAGCGATGGAACGGCCTCGTGTACCTGATGCTCACCCGAGGCATCCTCGAGCACCGGAACGAGCAGCTCCTGATGGACAGCACGGACGGCTGCCTCGTCTTCGAATGGAGGACGTCCTCGAGATCGAGCACGCGTCAGCGCTACATGTATCTCGAGAAGTTCACCGGGGTCCTGCCCCATCTGCCGCGAGACAAGATCGCCCGATTCCCAACGATGGTCTCGGCGAACCACGGCCTCGTCGTCGTGTACATGGAGCGGATTTCCTGA